A region of the Callithrix jacchus isolate 240 chromosome 5, calJac240_pri, whole genome shotgun sequence genome:
CAAGAAAAGTGATTCTTCTGAATTTCAGCTCTTCAGTAATAAGAACTAGACTGTTTTCACTTGACCTGTATTTCCTGTCAGTGGGAAACCCTTCCCCAGAGGTGCTGTGTGAAAGATTGCAGGGAAAGGGTTTCTAGATCCCAgcatcacaagttcaagagagtCAGTGATATTGTCATTAGAATAATGTCTTGGTACCAGTTTTCATAATTCTGGAGCTTCATTTTTACCAGTTTGAAAGGCAGCAGCTAGGGAGGAGAGACTATGCAGGGAAGGGGGAAAACTGAGGAGTGCATCACAGAGACCTTGAGTGTTTTAAGGCAGGGAAGATTTGCTAtccaatgaatgaaaataaaaggactTCCATTGTCCAGAGTCAGAGCAAGAACATAAAGGTTTTAGTTTACCTAGTTAATTCCTTAGGTTTGGACTTTATAGGAGACATGGGGGTCGCAATTTAGCTGAGAAATTTATCAGAAACTCTTTCATCATTTTCTGTCCCCTCCTGTCTTAGGCTGACCGGTTCTGATGTGTTACCTGCTTCTGCTACTGATCCAAACTGCAGAACTTCTCACTCATCCCCAAGGCCTCCAGGCAGTATCCAATGGGAAATCAGCTCTAAAAGGAACCAGACGAACGTTTTCCACCCCCTTCATTCTGGTGACTGAGGGGAGGAAAGAATGGGAGGGGGTATACTTGTCTAGttgatagaaagaaaaaacacagtcAAATTACTATATCTACTTGGTTTTCCATTGGTAGAATTTTGCAGCCACATTTTTATTGTGTATGTATGGGGGAAGTTTTGGAGATGGTGACCTTGATTTGAAGTGTCTGGAGGGGGATAAACGGAGGGGATAAGAGTCAGTTGGTTTTGGAAACTGTTGAAGTCTTAATGTGTCCatctgaagaatttttttctaaaaccagAGTTTACAGAAATATCACTGATACAGCCTGCCCCCTCATTTCCCTGCCACAGGCGATGTCTTGGACTAGAGACACTTGTTTAATAATAGCTTGTCTCTGATATTCCCAGTAGCTACCTCTGTGTGAGGAAAGGATAGAAATGTTCAGGACATCATCATACAGGCTCCTCATCTACAAAGTTCCAGTAGCAGTGACGCCTACAAGGAAGACTTGGAACTGCAAACAGAGGCTGGGGTCACCTCAGTGACATCTCCTGACGCTGTCCAACCAGAAGTTCGATTTTTGTTCTGGGGGTGAAGAAGGAAACAGACTGTACTAAAGgactaaaataatttcttgtcTATACTAtctcacttgtttttatttttggcgGGAGAGGAGGGGTGTTGGGATAGAATTTCACATCCTATCTTGGAGtgaaggggaggatggggaggctCAGCCCTTCACCCAAGAATAACCCAGTAATGACATCTCTACGCGTGGGAAGTGTTTCCCTCCACGCTGGGAGGATCCGAGGCTGCACCCCAGTGGGATTCCCTGCTTGAGTTGGAAGGCCATCTCGCCCTGAGATGCATATCATAGCGAGAGCGAGGAGAGCTTAGCCGGCCGGGGAGGATATGCCAGAGGGAAGAGACACTCGAAGTCGAAGGGGCTTCCCCCAATTTGGAGGTGGGGACCATGCTGTGCAGGAGCGACTGAACAACCGGGTGTCCGCCGTGGCCTCTGCCCTCCGCTGAGGGTCTAACAAGGACGCGACGCTGCTGGACTCTGTGTCTGAGTCACGGGAGACGGCCCAGCTGTGCCCAGCGGGCCCGCGCCAGACCCTGGCGTCCTCCATCTTCTCTCCTGAGCTCCCCCTGCTCCAGCTGCCTGAGCCACGGACCGCAGCACCACACACCCCCGCGGGGGGGGACGCCGCGCCCCATCCCCGCCCCGGGCCCCACCCCGGCCCCCCCGCGGGGGCCCTGACCCCACCGCCGGCGGGCACTGGCTGAGCTCCGAGGCGGCGAGCCGGCAGCGGGGACGCCCAGAGGGGGTCCGGGCGAttgggggcggcggcggccgggccGGGGCTCCCCCCCCGCCCGCGCTCGCCGCCGCGGTGGTGCGTCCCGGAGGTTACCGGAAGTGGCCGCGCTCGGCGCTGCCATGTTGAGGAGccgccgctgccgctgccgccgccgccgccgccgctttGTTGTCGCCTCCTCCGGCTGAGGAGGCTCCCCTAGcggggggagtggggaggaggggggTCGGCCGCCGCAGCCATGGAGGCCAACTGGACCGCGTTCCTGTTCCAGGTACTGGGGGCCCCCCCGGGGGGGCACGGGGGGGACAGGGGGGCCGGGCCCCGGGctggcgggcgggcgggcgggcgctcctcccctccctcccggCTCCGCTCTCCGGCCCGGCCTTAATCCCCCTTTGTTTttccgcccgcccgcccgccccggCGGAGCGGGGCTGCTGAGGTGAAAGGAGGCGGCCTCACGGGGTGCGGGGGAGAGAGCAGGCCTCGGGGTGAACCCGGGGGCCCCccagcacacacacgcacacacacactcacacacacccttccCTCCCGCCctgaaggggaagggaggaggccgGTCGCTGTCACCACCTCGCGGCCCAGAGAAAGGAGGGCGCTGGGCCGCTGGATAGCGCGGGCTGCTGGGCCACTGCGTGCTGGCCCGGTCCCGCACTGTGGGGTGAGGAGGTCCCCTGGTCCTGCTCTGATCTTCTCCCCCCCACACTTCATCCATCTTTCGCTTGCTCTCTTTttacctctctctcctctttgtgtgtccgtgtgtgtgtgtgtgtgtgtgcgtgcgtgcgcgtGTGTTGACTTTCTGACCCCCCTCCCGTGTCCCCGCGAATAGCGGGTATCCCTGGTTCCCCGCCACTccccctcaccaccaccacccacctcGTGTTTACCCAGTTGTGGGGGAGGATGTTGTGAGTGTGTATCCCCTCCCCAAACTTTTTCACtggatttacattttttctttcccaagcCTCAGCCGAGCCTTGGCAGCTGACACCTTCTCCCTCTGTCCAGCTCTCCCGCCGTCCCATTCAGCCCGGGGAATCCCCCAGCAGGGCCGGCCCGGGGCGGGGGGAGCGGTGGGGGCCGGGACTCCTGGAGGCCCGaccttctcccaaagtgcttttctTTCTCGGCCCACCTCATACATTTCCTCCAACCAAGTGGAGAGAGCAAACAAAGTCCGCTTACAAAGCCCCCAGATGAGTCACTCTCTGGGATGTTGGTCTTCGCTTTTTTGCAAGAAACTTAGAAGTGACTGTAGCCGATCTGTTTTGGCAATTCTCTTGCCCGCCCACTTTAGACGGGGGACCCCTCTTTGGCAGATCTAGgctggagctttttttttttttttctacttcgtttCTATTTGCAAACGAAGCATTTAGTGGGCAGTAGCTATGAGCTCACGGGGAAACTTCGGCACCGGGGGAGGTTAAGAAGCTCCTCACTTTTAAGTGCGTTCTTCCCGCCTCTCTGATGAGTTATTTTCCTTCTTCGAATGCTTCGTGAAATCCCAAACGCGTAGCTGGGGCGCTTGATACCTTTTGGAACAGGAACGGATgcagaattttcaaaaattatcctCCCTGCCACTGGATTCATTCCAGTAGAGTTAATACGAGGAATTGGATAACTCAGAAATTACTTACTCTATAGACTGGCctgttgttttaagacatttttttcaaatctggGCAATTTGATCTTTAAGTAGTTATTAAAAATGCATTGGAAAAGAGATGCATGCATCCAGGTTGGTTTAAAGGTGGCAAATACCTTCCTCAGAAAAAAGCTCAAATGGTCGTTTTAAAATATGGGTCGTTTTTAAAATTGATGGGCCGCTGAAGTGATTTTCATGTGATTAAAAACCATATTAAACATGGTGTCTatagaggtttaaaaaaaaagttcttcatgTAAAGCAAAAACCCATAGCAACACATCTTTGGAAAGctgttgaaaatcatttgaaatacttttttaaaagttattttttccactggataaagcaaatgccAAGCGTTTATTGATCaactttttaattggattttatattatttaatttttttcagctattaaaatctttttttccacCTGATGGAGAAGtgtgaaaacaaatatttgatcCTGGGCTTGGCAATGTGTGCAGTGAAATTTGTTGGAAAACTTAAAATTTAGAGCCGAGAACAGTTGAATGGGTAAAGAGAATATTTCAGTCTTTTCTGTGGAAAGGTATGAATAGACTTAATCAGTTCTGGTTTTACGTAATTTTCACTGGGGATGTGGAGTTAAATTATCTTGTTTGTTTCCTGGAGCATCctgttgaatttatattttaaaacaatttaatacCTGCTTGCTTTCCAGATAACTTGGTGGAAAGTGAAAGCTATAGCTATTAAAATGTTTGATGGATGATTCTTCTAACAGGACATTCAAGATATGACTCACCGATGCTAATTTGTTCAGTACAAAATCTTTTACCCTCTGGCGCTGGAGATTTCATGGTGCCATATCCTACTaccctgggtgatgaaataacatttctgttttgtttcttgccAGCCCCAGAACGAGGAAAGCTTGGGCAGGGTTAAAAAGCCTTGCAGTTGAAAGAGATGgaagataaaattaaaacttttggtTTGATGATGCTAGTCAAATAAAAGCCTACCcagaagttatatttttaaaataaatcacttaACTGAAGGCTGGCCGTGGTTGTTATTTTACTCTGTCTCTCCCCCAGAGAACAAGTTGGGAAAACCCAGTACCCCCTTAGAAGGCTTCATGTAGAAGTGTGGGGATCCTAGGAATCCTCAGAGAGTGATTCCTGTAGTGGTTCTACAGAATTTCACCCAAGAAGCAGGGACCTGGTGTGACCCTCGTGTGAGAGTGAGCTTCAGCAATGCTGTAAAAATACTTTATGTTGCCACAGACATCTGAATTGGTAAAATGGCAGTAAGTGCTTTTAGTACTCCATTGTACTAATGGTTGTTTAGAATTGAAAAATGCCTCTAAATGCTCTAAGTCTGAACTTTGTCCAGAA
Encoded here:
- the LOC128932145 gene encoding uncharacterized protein LOC128932145; its protein translation is MDEVWGGEDQSRTRGPPHPTVRDRASTQWPSSPRYPAAQRPPFSGPRGGDSDRPPPFPFRAGGKGVCECVCACVCWGAPGFTPRPALSPAPREAASFHLSSPAPPGRAGGRKNKGGLRPGRRAEPGGRGGAPARPPASPGPGPPVPPVPPRGGPQYLEQERGPVGLHGCGGRPPSSPLPPLGEPPQPEEATTKRRRRRRQRQRRLLNMAAPSAATSEQKSNFWLDSVRRCH